In one window of Palaemon carinicauda isolate YSFRI2023 chromosome 2, ASM3689809v2, whole genome shotgun sequence DNA:
- the LOC137625715 gene encoding uncharacterized protein: MAGPPPLPPFIQGATAVAASASVSGGGFPPPSPHLTPPFHHIIPRPSAFPPLQNSEALLHYTFPSEADTLAYVDALKHSDLSDWRSLQEVAARAGGGSCSGAVTTSVLTALYLLGLFNLCAASPASCCVPPASGRRRRRRNVDATLPPLLNNLQHNLSSLSLEQFRDLPHVTTPDGGRIPLHISVVDQVRKLWDSNPRLLSSVSCSSPTESVRSSFISLSGVASGIILAYSVAQLTQCYPDHAPDQHIPHKIWFFPIPNTTPPKFPLLTVPSEIPVKGDDERDDGCERNEVPLGFDRCAPLLSAEFCPYKHWVLLNKETGMGECVPRLCSENFVYVEADEMCHDINEPGICPGNRRLYLTASGNAICDCPEGMFPGPRDTCYFLHEPAYCNKSSVLQFEKSTKSLVCKSDPCGHINKNLWPDDLPYAPHEDGYCYQFNELGPCKKGQRFGFDSDKLEAACVSMLEAGLIRPRRSYMYQQMSYLATQDHQYPHYQVSYIIMNGTTWDLEVKGIGRERRDVHSSFKSHYLHPGEMTVPFIDTREIARDFHPFMKPRIPRWVINRRKRRGSSHSKGQKGEPRSRENSTAHLSGDERADEATVTEMPLSSMIKRGLNPALASISGESGFSISVDESVESSPKQVSQKKSTKNPKKSKLNRSRKRNRKIESSSAGSEDGTLIEVIQNHGEDPSTTSIGKAEAPKSRKVVKVDQTETSLPIVVHQVTQAPREEKARGKKKNRGSSKVRKKKKKHRRNRGRNRDRGRRRGRKKPHKSKNGTKTERDHKRKNPKLPFRVPTIQPPVVGNTTLVTDSDTISNVTAVDEIGGMTVDSRKHVTKGVSERPLGVSDHSAKSDSDGAVRTKPHRVSKTDSDNGVYEEEEEEEKENQTSSSETSLPKYLRHRGRRQLGEGGGIIQAPLLSACKPGAKRDYNYKCRPKFIPQERDRRSGTSVGAVSNTTPRPPRISCPEGTRLDPRGKCQQVS, encoded by the exons ATGGCAgggcctcctcctcttcctcctttcatCCAGGGGGCCACTGCTGTGGCGGCATCAGCTAGTGTGAGTGGCGGGGGTTTTCCGCCCCCATCTCCACACTTGACTCCCCCTTTCCACCACATCATTCCTCGACCGTCGGCCTTCCCCCCGTTGCAGAATTCAGAGGCTTTGTTGCACTACACCTTCCCTTCGGAAGCAGATACGCTTGCCTATGTGGACGCCCTAAAGCACTCCGATCTCAGTGATTGGAGGTCCCTGCAGGAG GTAGCTGCCCGGGCGGGAGGTGGATCTTGTTCAGGAGCTGTGACGACCTCCGTGTTGACTGCACTGTACCTGCTCGGTCTGTTTAATCTCTGCGCTGCTTCCCCGGCCTCCTGTTGTGTCCCTCCGGCCTCCGGAAGGAGAAGACGACGAAG AAATGTGGACGCCACTCTGCCTCCTTTGTTGAACAATCTGCAACACAACCTGTCGAGTCTTTCGTTAGAACAGTTTCGGGATTTACCTCATGTCACCACTCCCGATGGAGGACGAATACCTTTGCACATATCGGTGGTCGATCAG GTACGGAAATTATGGGATTCGAACCCGCGTCTCCTATCTTCAGTATCTTGTTCCTCGCCCACCGAGTCTGTGAGATCTTCCTTCATTTCTCTAAGTGGAGTGGCGTCTGGCATCATCCTGGCGTACAGTGTAGCCCAGTTAACGCAGTGTTACCCCGATCACGCTCCAGATCAGCACATTCCCCACAAAATTTGGTTTTTTCCTATTCCTAATACTACTCCTCCAAAATTTCCTTTGCTTACAGTTCCGTCCGAAATTCCCGTCAAAG GTGATGATGAGCGGGATGATGGATGTGAAAGGAACGAAGTGCCTTTGGGGTTTGACAGATGCGCCCCTTTACTCTCAGCCGAATTTTGTCCCTACAAACACTGGGTTCTGCTGAACAAGGAAACTGGCATG GGCGAATGTGTGCCACGTTTGTGTTCTGAAAATTTTGTCTACGTCGAAGCCGATGAAATGTGCCACGATATCAACGAACCAGGAATTTGTCCTGGAAATAGAAGACTTTACCTCACTGCCTCAGGAAATGCCATTTGTGATTGTCCTGAAG GGATGTTTCCGGGACCACGGGACACTTGCTACTTCCTTCACGAGCCAGCCTACTGTAACAAAAGTTCAGTTCTGCAGTTTGAAAAGTCTACAAAGTCATTAGTGTGCAAATCGGATCCTTGCGGTCATATCAACAAGAATTTGTGGCCAGATGATCTTCCTTACGCACCTCACGAAGATGGATATTGCTATCAATTCAATGAG cTTGGACCATGTAAGAAAGGTCAAAGGTTTGGTTTTGACTCAGATAAATTAGAAGCAGCATGTGTTTCAATGCTGGAGGCTGGGCTTATCCGTCCAAGAAGATCTTACATGTATCAGCAGATGTCATATCTAGCAACCCAAGACCACCAGTACCCACATTATCAg GTATCGTACATCATAATGAATGGGACAACATGGGATCTAGAAGTGAAGGGCATCGGGCGTGAAAGAAGGGATGTCCATTCTTCCTTTAAATCGCATTACTTGCATCCTGGAGAGATGACAGTCCCTTTCATTGATACAAGGGAAATAGCAAGAGATTTCCATCCCTTTATGAAGCCAAGAATACCAAGATGGGTTATAAACAGACGTAAGAGAAGGGGCAGCAGCCATAGCAAAGGGCAGAAAGGTGAACCAAgaagcagggaaaatagcacagcccATTTGAGTGGTGATGAGAGAGCAGATGAGGCCACTGTGACTGAAATGCCTTTGAGTTCTATGATTAAAAGAGGTTTGAATCCTGCACTTGCATCCATATCTGGTGAAAGCGGATTTTCTATTAGTGTCGATGAGTCGGTAGAGAGCTCGCCAAAACAGGTCAGTCAAAAGAAATCAACCAAAAATCCCAAAAAATCAAAACTGAATAGAAGTAGAAAACGTAATCGGAAAATAGAGTCAAGTTCAGCAGGAAGTGAAGATGGTACACTGATTGAGGTCAttcaaaatcatggagaagatccAAGTACTACTTCCATAGGAAAAGCTGAAGCCCCCAAAAGTCGAAAAGTGGTTAAG GTTGACCAGACTGAAACTTCATTGCCTATTGTTGTCCACCAAGTGACACAAGCACCGAGAGAGGAAAAAGCGAGGGGTAAAAAGAAAAACAGAGGCTCTTcaaaagtaagaaaaaagaaaaagaaacatcgtCGCAATCGTGGGAGAAATCGTGACCGTGGCAGGAGACGTGGGAGGAAAAAACCCCATAAATCAAAGAATGGCACAAAGACAGAACGTGATCACAAGAGGAAAAATCCTAAGTTACCTTTTCGTGTGCCAACAATTCAGCCACCAGTTGTTGGCAACACAACATTAGTTACTGATAGTGACACCATTTCAAATGTCACTGCTGTTGATGAGATCGGTGGCATGACAGTGGATTCAAGAAAACATGTTACTAAAGGGGTTAGTGAAAGACCTTTAGGTGTTAGTGATCACAGTGCAAAAAGTGATTCAGATGGTGCAGTTAGAACTAAACCTCACAGAGTCAGTAAAACTGATAGTGACAATGGtgtttatgaagaagaagaagaagaagaaaaggaaaatcaaACTTCCTCCTCAGAAACTTCCTTACCTAAATATCTCCGGCACCGTGGAAGACGGCAACTTGGAGAAGGAGGTGGTATTATTCAGGCACCTTTATTAAGTGCCTGTAAGCCTGGTGCTAAGAGAGATTATAATTACAAATGTCGACCAAAGTTTATTCCTCAAGAACGGGACCGTCGCAGTGGAACAAGTGTTGGTGCTGTGAGTAATACTACACCTCGTCCACCAAGAATTTCCTGCCCTGAG ggaACAAGGTTGGACCCTCGAGGAAAGTGCCAGCAAGTCAGCTGA